The following proteins come from a genomic window of Musa acuminata AAA Group cultivar baxijiao chromosome BXJ1-7, Cavendish_Baxijiao_AAA, whole genome shotgun sequence:
- the LOC135679838 gene encoding protein terminal ear1-like, producing the protein MEGGGRGNPLDPAAAEFYPVAGQFVLGHPQIYYSYPPPPPLAVALPVFHHQQPQQVEMATGTRAVALSMVPRHVGEAEVRAGMEAFGGVRAVEMGALAADGVVTVHFYDLRSAEAAVAEVREQHARRQARIGYGGAPGNWAPPWLYRSPELGGGSGSGSGLGTIAGYAVWAQFAASSLDEPNQGSILVLNSDPRVSFATLRDMFEPFGALKEVRETPSKPQHKLVEFFDTRDAARALAELNGKEINGRLLLLEFGTPGSGQVRSNYPRREAVHGHGLRGSPLPPRFLRGGSQPSRWSQASGASARSSSSSSLPGASGEASQGSTVVPKKTSTNTAPAAVTRRRGSNSSGGRKAKSSGSSNRPSSSSSPPPPQQQQQQQSSGGSRRSWKNRSKSGSTESRFLFKEVESEESSESSCRDSRTTVMIKNIPNKYSQKLLLNMLDNHCIQCNEQTGEGADEPYSAYDFVYLPIDFNNKCNVGYGFVNLTSPEAAFRLYKAFHQQPWEVFNSRKICQVTYARLQGLEALKEHFRKSKFACDNDEYMPVVFSPPRDGRQLSEPVPVVAVGSEQRLEDLSWTHCQGTDLADASQQVADSGGASSTTTSTHAPSDNADGGDDDDDDDDVVGSGGAEETSVGLSEAVLHLSFN; encoded by the exons ATGGAGGGGGGAGGCCGGGGGAACCCTTTAGATCCGGCGGCTGCGGAGTTCTACCCGGTGGCAGGCCAGTTCGTTCTCGGCCACCCGCAAATTTACTACAGCTACCCTCCTCCCCCTCCGCTGGCGGTCGCGCTTCCGGTGTTCCACCACCAGCAGCCGCAGCAGGTGGAGATGGCAACGGGGACGAGGGCTGTGGCGCTGAGCATGGTGCCCCGGCACGTGGGGGAGGCCGAGGTGAGGGCGGGGATGGAGGCGTTCGGCGGAGTCCGGGCGGTGGAGATGGGCGCGCTGGCTGCGGACGGGGTCGTGACCGTGCACTTCTACGACCTGCGGAGCGCggaggcggcggtggcggaggtcCGGGAGCAGCACGCGCGGCGGCAAGCCCGGATCGGGTACGGCGGCGCACCCGGGAACTGGGCGCCGCCGTGGCTGTACCGCTCGCCGGAgctcggcggcggcagcggcagcggcagcgggctgGGGACGATAGCTGGCTACGCCGTCTGGGCTCAGTTCGCAGCCTCATCGCTCGACGAGCCCAACCAGGGTTCCATCCTCGTCCTCAATTCCGATCCGCGCGTCTCCTTCGCCACTCTCAGAGACATGTTCGAGCCATTCG GAGCTCTCAAAGAGGTGAGGGAGACGCCCTCGAAGCCGCAACACAAGCTCGTGGAGTTCTTCGACACGAGGGACGCAGCTCGCGCTCTCGCCGAGCTCAACGGGAAGGAGATCAATGGCAGGCTGCTGCTGCTGGAGTTTGGTACACCTGGTAGCGGCCAAGTCCGGAG CAATTACCCGAGGAGGGAAGCCGTGCACGGCCACGGCCTCCGCGGTTCCCCCTTGCCTCCGAGGTTCCTGCGAGGCGGTTCACAGCCCAGCAGATGGTCACAAGCAAGTGGAGCTTCCGCGAGATCATCCTCCTCGTCCTCGCTTCCCGGAGCAAGCGGGGAAGCAAGCCAGGGATCTACGGTGGTGCCAAAGAAGACCAGTACCAATACGGCTCCCGCTGCTGTTACCAGAAGACGCGGAAGTAACAGTAGTGGTGGGAGGAAGGCCAAGAGCAGCGGCAGCTCCAATCGTCCCTCATCGTCAtcgtcgccgccgccaccgcagcagcagcagcagcagcaatcgagcggcggcagcaggagGAGTTGGAAGAACCGAAGCAAGAGCGGGAGCACCGAGTCGAGGTTCCTCTTCAAGGAAGTGGAATCGGAGGAATCATCCGAATCCTCTTGTAGGGATTCCAGAACTACAGTCATGATTAAGAACATCCCAAACAAGTACAG TCAGAAGCTGCTGTTGAACATGCTCGACAACCACTGCATTCAGTGCAACGAGCAGACTGGCGAGGGAGCCGACGAGCCCTACTCCGCCTACGACTTCGTCTACCTACCCATCGACTTCAA CAACAAGTGCAACGTTGGGTACGGGTTCGTGAACTTGACGTCGCCGGAGGCCGCGTTCAGGCTCTACAAAGCCTTCCACCAACAGCCGTGGGAGGTCTTCAACTCCCGCAAGATCTGCCAAGTCACCTACGCACGGTTGCAG GGATTGGAGGCGCTCAAGGAGCACTTCAGGAAGTCCAAGTTCGCGTGCGACAACGACGAGTACATGCCCGTGGTCTTCTCTCCGCCCCGCGACGGGAGGCAGCTCTCGGAACCTGTCCCGGTCGTCGCCGTCGGCAGCGAGCAGCGCCTCGAGGACCTTTCCTGGACGCACTGCCAAGGCACCGACCTCGCCGACGCGTCGCAGCAGGTAGCCGACAGCGGCGGAGcgtcctccaccaccacctcgaCCCACGCGCCATCCGACAACGCCGACGgcggcgatgatgatgatgatgacgacgatgtGGTCGGCAGCGGCGGCGCTGAAGAGACCAGCGTAGGGCTGAGCGAAGCTGTGCTGCACCTATCCTTCAACTAA
- the LOC103990794 gene encoding ubiquitin-related modifier 1 homolog isoform X2, which yields MQLTLEFGGGLELLCQSSKIHNVDVKPNPGEDKLTMRDMLAWVKSNLIEERPEMFMKGDSVRPGVLVLINDCDWELCGSLDTELEEKDVVVFISTLHAG from the exons ATGCAACTCACTCTGGAGTTTGG CGGCGGCCTGGAGCTCCTTTGCCAATCCTCCAAGATCCACAACGTAGATGTGAAACCAAACCCCGGTGAGGACAAG CTAACGATGCGCGACATGTTGGCTTGGGTCAAGTCGAATTTGATCGAGGAGCGACCTGAGATGTTCATGAAAGGGGACTCGGT GAGACCGGGGGTGTTAGTACTCATAAACGATTGTGACTGGGAACTATGTGGCAGCCTCGACACGGAGTTGGAGGAGAAGGATGTCGTGGTCTTTATCTCTACCTTGCATGCTGGTTAG
- the LOC103990794 gene encoding ubiquitin-related modifier 1 homolog isoform X1, which yields MQLTLEFGGGLELLCQSSKIHNVDVKPNPGEDKLTMRDMLAWVKSNLIEERPEMFMKGDSVRPGVLVLINDCDWELCGSLDTELEEKDVVVFISTLHAERRILIKFTGKYSLSC from the exons ATGCAACTCACTCTGGAGTTTGG CGGCGGCCTGGAGCTCCTTTGCCAATCCTCCAAGATCCACAACGTAGATGTGAAACCAAACCCCGGTGAGGACAAG CTAACGATGCGCGACATGTTGGCTTGGGTCAAGTCGAATTTGATCGAGGAGCGACCTGAGATGTTCATGAAAGGGGACTCGGT GAGACCGGGGGTGTTAGTACTCATAAACGATTGTGACTGGGAACTATGTGGCAGCCTCGACACGGAGTTGGAGGAGAAGGATGTCGTGGTCTTTATCTCTACCTTGCATGCTG AAAGAAGAATCTTAATCAAGTTTACTGGCAAATATTCTTTAAGCTGCTAA